From the genome of Streptacidiphilus sp. PB12-B1b:
CTACCGGAAGACGCCCAAGTTTAGTGTCAATAGGGTTGGCCGCAGTGAGATTCCGTCGCATTACAATAAGGTGGACGAAGATGGCCGCCACTACTGCACGATTCCGTTCAAGGCGACTGGGCCGGATTCAACCAGGGAGGCCCGGCCTACGATGTATTATCCGATGATAGCGCCTGATGGGTCCGAGGTGTTTCCCAAGCTTAGTGGCGGAAGGGATGGCCGATGGGTCTGGAAGCGCGAAAAAATGGAAGCGGACATTCAGCGCATCGATTGGGTTAAGGGGAGGGCTGGCTGGAACCCTTACTACCGCATTTATGCAGATGCCGGCATCGGGAGCCCGCCCGATACTTGGTGGAAGAATGCCGAGGTGGGTAGCAATAGGGGCAGTAAGCGGGAAATTAAGAGCCTATTTCCGGAAACTGCGCCGTTCTCTACCCCTAAGCCTGAGCGTCTGATCGAAAGGGTTCTTCAGATCGCCAGCAATCCTGGTGACGTTGTGCTCGACTGTTTCGCTGGCTCTGGCACGACTGCGGCGGTCGCACACAAGATGGGACGCCGCTGGGTTACAACAGAGATCCTGGCTCAGACGGTAGATACCTTCACAGCCCCACGGCTGGCAAAGGTGGTTGCCGGAGACGATACCGGTGGCATCACCAAGGCTGTTGGTTGGGAAGGTGGAGGCGGCTTCCGGCGCCTCCAGGTGGCACCGTCCGCGTTTGAGATTGTCGACGGCCGGGTATTTCTAGCCGAGTGGGTTCAGGGTGAGGATTTCGCTGCCGTGGTGGCTGCCCAACTGGGGTTCAGTTATGCATCGCCCTCTAAGGGCGACACATTCTGCGGGCGGCGCGGTCGAGCCCGTTTGGCCGTCGTGGACGGCGTCGTCGACGAAGTCGTGGCCCGAGGCGTCATTGGGCAACTGGATGACGGAGAGTGCGCCGTTCTTGTGGGGCGAGGTCTCGTGCCCGAAGCTGAGACTCTCGTCCGTGAACTGAGCCCTGGGTCGAAGGTCTTGAAGGCCCCGCGTGATCTGGTGCGCCGTGGGAAGGTTGTGCGATGACCTGGATCCCTTACGACGCTGGCCTCGTGGACGAGATCTCCGCCAGCCTTGACCTTCGGACCCCTAACGCTGCAGCAATCCATGCGGTTGCCGAGGCTATTGCCGATGGGGATGGCAGAGAGATCGTCTGCGACTTGGCGACGGGCGTAGGCAAGACTTACATCCTTGTGGGCCTGGTGGACTACCTGTCCGCCCAGGGGGTTCGCAACATTTTGGTGGTCACTCCTGGTACGACGATCCAGGACAAGACGGTCTCTAACTTCACCCCTGGGCACCCGAAGTACGTCGCGGGCGGCGACGTCGAACCCCTGGTGATCACCTCCGAGAACTTTGCGCGAGGGCAGGTAGGCGACGCCCTGCATGACAGCGCTGCTACGAAGCTATTCGTCTTCAACGTGCAACAGCTGATCCGGCCCAGCGATAAGATCTCCCGCCGGGTCCGCGCGCAAGACGAGTTCATTGGCGCCGGTCTGTACCAACATCTCCAGCAGGTCGATGACCTGGTGGTGATTGCGGACGAGCACCACGTTTACAACGCGAAGGCCAAGGCGTTCAATCAGGCGATTGCGGAGTTGGGCGCCAAAGCGGTTGTAGGCCTGACTGCGACGCCAGCGCCGGGAGTTGAGCCGATCTTCCAGTACTCACTGGCCGAGGCCATCGCTGATGGCTACGTCAAAGTCCCGGTGATCGTCTACCGGCCGGACGGCCGTAAGGACGAGGAGACGGTACTGGCGGATGCCTGCCACCTCCTGCGGATAAAGGATGCGGCGTGGACTGCCTGGGCGGAGAGCCAGGGCAAGCCGCCAGTCCGGCCCGTGCTGTTTGTGGTGTGCAAGGACATCTCGGACGCCGATCGGGTCGCAAACCGTCTGACCGCCGATGACATGTTCCCTGGCGAGGGACAGGTCCTCTCCATCACCTCACAGTCCAGCGACGTCGCGTTGCGTGCTTTGGAAGCGGTCGAAGAACCGGATTCCCCTGTGCGTGTCGTAGTGTCGGTGAACAAGCTGAAGGAAGGCTGGGACGTCAAGAACATTGGCGTCATTGTCGGCCTCCGCGCCCTCGCTTCCGAGACTCTCACCGAGCAGGTCCTTGGGCGGGGATTGCGCCTCCCCTATGGGCGTCGAGTCGGCACACCGATGGTCGACTCGGTGGACCTGGTGGCCCACGAGTCCTACCGGCAGCTGCTAGCCAATAAGGAAGCCCTCCTGCAGAAAGTCCTGCCGGCCGGTGGCGGCGACGTGGATCAGGATCGACCCCAGCCAACCGCCGCCCCAGGTGCACCGAACTCAGGTACCGCGAGCGAGCGAGCGCACCAGGACATGCTGAGTTTCACCTCTCGCCCTCGCGTCCTGGGCGACGACATGGTGGACGGCTCCCTGCTGCTTCAGGTCGAATCGATGGACGCGGTGGTCCATCAGGGTGAGCGAGACAAGAAGGCTGTCGCTACTCTGCGCGCCAAGGTCGCAGGAGCGCCCACAATCCGCTTTCCACGGCGAGAGCAGGAGATTCTCCCAGTCCGATTCTCCTTTAGCTACATCACCAACGCCGCAGCGAGGGCCGAGGGCGCCGCTTACGCGCATGAGTTCAAGGTCACTCTTGCCCGCCAAGCGGTCGAAGCCCAGCGAGGGGTGGATGGCAGCGTCGGTGTGCGCGTGACAGCAGCGGAGTCCGTAGACGCCACCCAGAAGCGCATCCCCATCACGGCGCTTCGTAAGGATCTCTTCGACCGTATCTGGAACATCGGTCACGTCGACGAGACGTTCGCCGAATCGAACGCGGCCGAGCGCGTCGTCCGTGAGTTTCTGGAAGGCGCCGGTGTCATGGCGGAGGGTGTCGAACACGAGTGGGGGCAGCTGCGGGCCCAGCAAGCCGTCACCGCGCTCGGCAAACTTGTCAAGGCTGCGTATGACAACCGAAAGCTCCAACCGACCTATGCGTTCCGACCCGTCGATGTGCCAACCATCCCTCCGCCTTCGATGCCCTCGAACGTGGTGAGTAAGTGGGAAAACTTCCGTAAGGACCTGTGGTATGACGGTTGGGAGCATTCCATCGAACCCGTCGCGCAATTCGATGCTGGCAGCACCGAATACAAGCTCGCGCATCTCTTCGACGGAAGCCCGAGTGTCCAGTGGTGGCTGCGGAACTACGACCACAGCCCAGTCTGGATCGAGCGGGACAACGGGAAGAAGTACTATCCGGACTTCATCGTCCTAGATGTCCATGGCACGTACTGGGTTGTGGAGGGCAAGGCCAACGACCGGGCGAACGATGTGGAAGTGCTCGAGAAGAAGCGGGCAGCCGAGGACTGGGCTCGCTTCGTGCGTGACGATGGCAGGTTCGGGACCTGGCGATACATTTTCGCTACTGAGAGGACGATCAGGGATGCCAGCAACTCTTGGGAATCCCTCCTCGCTCTCGCAAAGCCTGAG
Proteins encoded in this window:
- a CDS encoding site-specific DNA-methyltransferase, whose translation is MTDKTGEVAGTPADNLLIQGDSYEGLHALARNPEYAQQYRGKVKLVYIDPPFNTGQAFANYDDALEHSVWLTMMRDRLLVMRDLLSQDGSIWVHLDDSEMAYCRVMMDEIFGRSNFVTSIVWEKSDTLKMDAQLFSSRHDTILVYRKTPKFSVNRVGRSEIPSHYNKVDEDGRHYCTIPFKATGPDSTREARPTMYYPMIAPDGSEVFPKLSGGRDGRWVWKREKMEADIQRIDWVKGRAGWNPYYRIYADAGIGSPPDTWWKNAEVGSNRGSKREIKSLFPETAPFSTPKPERLIERVLQIASNPGDVVLDCFAGSGTTAAVAHKMGRRWVTTEILAQTVDTFTAPRLAKVVAGDDTGGITKAVGWEGGGGFRRLQVAPSAFEIVDGRVFLAEWVQGEDFAAVVAAQLGFSYASPSKGDTFCGRRGRARLAVVDGVVDEVVARGVIGQLDDGECAVLVGRGLVPEAETLVRELSPGSKVLKAPRDLVRRGKVVR
- a CDS encoding DEAD/DEAH box helicase gives rise to the protein MDEISASLDLRTPNAAAIHAVAEAIADGDGREIVCDLATGVGKTYILVGLVDYLSAQGVRNILVVTPGTTIQDKTVSNFTPGHPKYVAGGDVEPLVITSENFARGQVGDALHDSAATKLFVFNVQQLIRPSDKISRRVRAQDEFIGAGLYQHLQQVDDLVVIADEHHVYNAKAKAFNQAIAELGAKAVVGLTATPAPGVEPIFQYSLAEAIADGYVKVPVIVYRPDGRKDEETVLADACHLLRIKDAAWTAWAESQGKPPVRPVLFVVCKDISDADRVANRLTADDMFPGEGQVLSITSQSSDVALRALEAVEEPDSPVRVVVSVNKLKEGWDVKNIGVIVGLRALASETLTEQVLGRGLRLPYGRRVGTPMVDSVDLVAHESYRQLLANKEALLQKVLPAGGGDVDQDRPQPTAAPGAPNSGTASERAHQDMLSFTSRPRVLGDDMVDGSLLLQVESMDAVVHQGERDKKAVATLRAKVAGAPTIRFPRREQEILPVRFSFSYITNAAARAEGAAYAHEFKVTLARQAVEAQRGVDGSVGVRVTAAESVDATQKRIPITALRKDLFDRIWNIGHVDETFAESNAAERVVREFLEGAGVMAEGVEHEWGQLRAQQAVTALGKLVKAAYDNRKLQPTYAFRPVDVPTIPPPSMPSNVVSKWENFRKDLWYDGWEHSIEPVAQFDAGSTEYKLAHLFDGSPSVQWWLRNYDHSPVWIERDNGKKYYPDFIVLDVHGTYWVVEGKANDRANDVEVLEKKRAAEDWARFVRDDGRFGTWRYIFATERTIRDASNSWESLLALAKPE